Proteins from a single region of Dyadobacter fanqingshengii:
- the pdhA gene encoding pyruvate dehydrogenase (acetyl-transferring) E1 component subunit alpha codes for MATVTEKKKKSDPKKLQHPTEQYMFWFENMLLQRRFEEKAGQLYGQQKIRGFCHLYIGQEACSSGAVTALKEGDKYITAYRDHGIPLALGTSPNAIMAELYGKKTGTTKGKGGSMHIFDKEKGFVGGHGIVGAQIPLGAGIAFAEKYNKTGNLCICYFGDGAIRQGAFHEALNMAMSWKLPVIFVVENNGYAMGTSVARSSNVTELYTLGEAYDIPSEPVDGMSVEAIHEAVGRAAERARSGEGPTFLEFRTYRYRGHSMSDPQKYRSKEEVEEYKHRDPIEQIRAVILENKLASEEDLENIDKKVKEIVAESVQFAEDSEFPDPKEAYTDVYVENDYPFVMD; via the coding sequence ATGGCCACCGTTACTGAAAAAAAGAAAAAATCAGACCCAAAGAAATTACAGCATCCGACAGAGCAATACATGTTCTGGTTCGAGAATATGCTTTTACAGCGTCGTTTTGAAGAAAAAGCCGGCCAATTATACGGTCAGCAAAAAATCAGAGGATTTTGTCACTTGTATATCGGCCAGGAAGCTTGCTCTTCGGGAGCCGTTACTGCGCTGAAAGAAGGCGACAAATACATTACCGCTTACCGCGACCACGGCATTCCGCTTGCATTAGGAACATCTCCTAACGCGATCATGGCTGAACTTTATGGAAAAAAGACCGGAACAACCAAGGGAAAAGGTGGGTCGATGCACATTTTCGATAAGGAAAAAGGCTTTGTAGGCGGTCATGGAATCGTTGGTGCGCAAATCCCTTTGGGAGCTGGAATCGCTTTTGCTGAGAAATATAACAAAACCGGAAACCTTTGTATTTGCTATTTTGGTGATGGTGCAATTCGTCAGGGTGCTTTTCACGAAGCATTGAATATGGCCATGAGCTGGAAATTACCTGTTATTTTCGTTGTTGAAAACAATGGATATGCCATGGGAACTTCGGTTGCAAGGTCTTCCAATGTTACGGAGCTTTACACATTGGGTGAAGCCTATGACATTCCATCCGAACCTGTGGATGGGATGAGCGTTGAGGCCATTCATGAAGCCGTGGGCAGAGCAGCCGAGCGTGCAAGGAGCGGTGAAGGACCTACATTCCTGGAATTCAGGACTTACCGTTACAGAGGCCACTCGATGTCTGATCCGCAGAAATATCGTTCTAAGGAAGAAGTGGAAGAATACAAACACCGCGATCCGATTGAGCAGATCCGTGCAGTGATTTTGGAAAACAAGCTGGCATCAGAAGAAGATCTGGAAAACATCGATAAAAAAGTGAAAGAGATTGTTGCCGAATCGGTTCAGTTTGCGGAAGATTCGGAATTCCCGGATCCGAAAGAGGCTTACACCGATGTTTATGTAGAGAATGACTATCCTTTTGTAATGGATTAA
- the recF gene encoding DNA replication/repair protein RecF (All proteins in this family for which functions are known are DNA-binding proteins that assist the filamentation of RecA onto DNA for the initiation of recombination or recombinational repair.): protein MWLEKLHLTYFKSYEEKAFTFGEHVNCLVGENGSGKTNLLDAIYFLSLTKSAFHNQDALGIRHTADFFVLDGIFKDSSRNTQITCSMQRGQRKIFMADKKNYDRLSDHIGLFPLVLIAPNDTDLIRDGSEERRRFFDGVLAQAAPGYLTDFLQYNKILSQRNGLLKHFAERNYVDEDLLETYNEPLIILSLRIYHHRSTFMSRFVPLFYKNYDFLSSGHEQVDVIYESEVASKDFPAEFRKNRARDLHAQRTGKGIHKDEYTFEIDGVTLKKFGSQGQQKSFLIALKLAQFELLKEEKEKTPILLLDDIFDKLDDRRIQKLIELIDTGFLGQVFITDARPERSQKILENVKADVRFFEIEKIKLTE from the coding sequence ATGTGGCTAGAAAAGCTCCATCTTACATACTTTAAAAGCTATGAAGAGAAAGCCTTCACCTTTGGGGAACATGTAAATTGTTTGGTTGGGGAGAATGGAAGTGGAAAAACGAACCTTTTGGATGCCATTTATTTTCTGAGTCTTACCAAAAGCGCCTTTCATAACCAGGATGCGCTCGGCATTCGGCATACGGCTGATTTCTTTGTTCTGGACGGCATTTTTAAAGATTCAAGCAGAAATACGCAGATTACATGCAGCATGCAGCGCGGCCAGCGCAAGATTTTCATGGCCGATAAAAAGAACTACGACCGGCTAAGCGATCACATCGGCCTTTTTCCGCTGGTTTTGATTGCACCCAATGATACAGACCTGATCCGCGACGGCAGCGAGGAGCGCAGGCGCTTCTTCGATGGTGTTTTAGCGCAAGCCGCTCCGGGTTATCTCACCGACTTCCTTCAATATAATAAGATCCTAAGCCAGCGAAATGGCCTTTTGAAGCATTTTGCGGAACGTAATTATGTGGATGAGGACTTATTGGAAACCTATAATGAGCCGCTGATCATCCTTTCCCTGCGCATTTATCATCACCGCAGCACATTCATGAGCCGGTTTGTGCCATTGTTTTATAAAAATTACGATTTCCTCAGCAGCGGCCACGAACAAGTGGACGTCATTTACGAAAGCGAAGTCGCCAGCAAGGACTTTCCGGCGGAGTTCCGCAAGAACCGGGCGCGTGACTTACATGCACAACGGACGGGAAAAGGCATTCACAAAGACGAATACACCTTTGAAATCGACGGAGTCACGCTCAAAAAATTCGGATCACAAGGCCAGCAGAAGTCATTTCTGATCGCATTGAAGCTGGCGCAGTTTGAATTATTAAAAGAAGAAAAAGAAAAAACGCCCATCCTGTTACTGGACGACATTTTCGACAAACTCGACGACCGCCGCATCCAAAAACTCATAGAATTAATCGACACAGGCTTCCTCGGCCAAGTTTTCATCACCGACGCAAGGCCAGAACGTTCTCAGAAGATTTTAGAGAATGTGAAAGCGGATGTAAGGTTTTTTGAGATTGAGAAGATCAAATTGACAGAGTAA
- the tatC gene encoding twin-arginine translocase subunit TatC — MPLDQELESEEEEVGKEMSFIGHLEELRWHVIRAGGSILVFAILAFVYIKEIYHYVIIAPSQPDFWTYRMLCQLADKVQYDDLCIKALNFKLQAIGVGDQFTMSMTSSVIAGLVFAFPYAFWEVWRFIKPGLKPSERKSARGAVFYVTFLFFSGVFFGYYIVTPLAINFLANFTLDPSIINEFSLSSYISLVATLTLACGIAFQLPIVVYVLAKVGVLTPAFMREYRKHAMIVILIVAAVITPSPDIYSQVIVAIPLFLLYELSILVAGKVEREKIAEEKALANSSGGSDI, encoded by the coding sequence ATGCCCTTAGACCAGGAATTAGAAAGCGAAGAAGAAGAAGTTGGCAAAGAGATGTCGTTTATAGGGCATCTGGAAGAATTAAGATGGCATGTGATTCGGGCAGGTGGATCTATTCTTGTTTTTGCAATTCTGGCTTTTGTTTACATTAAAGAAATTTATCATTATGTGATCATAGCGCCTTCACAGCCCGATTTCTGGACTTACCGGATGTTATGTCAACTTGCAGATAAAGTCCAGTATGATGATTTGTGTATCAAAGCGTTGAACTTCAAGTTGCAGGCGATCGGGGTGGGTGACCAGTTTACCATGAGTATGACGTCTTCCGTTATCGCGGGTTTGGTATTTGCGTTTCCTTATGCATTCTGGGAAGTTTGGCGATTTATTAAGCCTGGCTTGAAGCCATCGGAGCGGAAATCGGCCAGGGGAGCGGTTTTTTATGTGACATTCCTTTTCTTCTCCGGCGTTTTCTTTGGTTACTACATTGTAACTCCGTTGGCAATCAACTTTTTAGCCAATTTTACGCTGGATCCATCCATTATTAATGAATTCAGTTTGTCTTCCTATATTTCATTGGTTGCAACATTGACACTGGCCTGTGGAATCGCATTTCAGCTTCCTATTGTGGTTTATGTGCTTGCGAAAGTAGGAGTCCTGACGCCTGCATTTATGCGGGAATACAGGAAACACGCCATGATTGTCATCCTGATCGTAGCCGCGGTAATTACGCCTTCGCCGGACATTTACAGCCAGGTTATCGTCGCTATTCCTTTGTTCCTGCTTTATGAATTGAGTATCCTGGTTGCAGGGAAAGTGGAAAGAGAGAAGATTGCGGAGGAAAAAGCGTTGGCTAATTCTTCGGGCGGCTCAGATATTTAA